The sequence CTTGACCTTGTACTCGGGGTCGTTCCAGTAGACCGCGCCACCACCTTGCGGATCGATGCCGCCCTTCGCCAGCGCGCGCGCGCGGGTGGCCATCAGGTCGGCCTCGGCGAGCGCCTTCTGGTAGCTCTCGTCGCCGCGATCATCGGCCATCGCCATCATCGTCAGCGCGATCGAGCCCGCCAGCAGGCCGCCGAGACCGACCAACACCGTGACGCGACCGAGCTTGCCGGCGATGCGCTCGAGCAGCGGCGCCGCGAGCAGGAAGGCCACCGCCGCGCCGGGGAGGATGACGGTCGCGATCGGCTCGAGCGGCCCCTCGAAGTAGTGCCGCAGCTTGTAGAGGAAGAGGAAGTACCACTCGGGCCGCGCCTGGAAGCCGCTGGTCGGATCGGCGGGCGCAAACAGCTCGGTGCCATGGCTGTGCACCGTCATCGCCAGCAGGACACCCGCAACCACGGTCATCGCGAGTGCGTCGAGCAGCAGCTGGCCGGGCGCGTAGGTCGACGGGCGCGCATCGCCGGCAGGCGCCGGCCCATGGCGACGACGCTGCCCCGCGATGAACGCGAGCAGGCCGCCCAACGCCACCGGCAACACCAACGCATGCAGCACGAACAATCGCAGCAGCGTGAGGTTGCCGGCCGAGCTGCCGCCTTGGACCAAGCGCTTGATGATGGCGCCGCCCGGGGTCTGCTCGGCGATGCCGAGCTCGACCTGGATGGCCCAGTAGCCCTTCTCGTCCCACGGCAGCGGGTTGCCGGTGAGCCCCTCGGCGAGCGCGAGGCCCATCACCGCCAGCGCCGCGAACCACATCAGCTCGCGCGGGCGGATGTACGAGCGCGACCACGCCAGCGCGACCACGTGCAGCACCGCGATCACCACGAATGCGGATGCGCCGTGATCGTGCAGGCCGCGGATGAACCACCCCATCGAGACCTCGTCGGTGAGGTAGGCGGTCGAGGCCCACGCATCGGAGGACGAGGGGCTGTAGTAGGCCGCCAGCACCACGCCGAGCACGGCCTGCTGCACGAACAGGTACACCAGCGCCGCGAAGACGGCGTGACGCAGCGCGGGCCCGCCGGGCCACGGTCGGTTGGCGAACGCGGTGAAGCCCTGCGAGAGGCCCAGTCGCTCGTCGAGGAAGCCACGCACGCTCATGCCGGCTCCTGGGTCTTGGTGCCCATCTTGAAGCGCTGGAAGCGAATCGAGACCAGCTGCTCCTCGGCCTTCACCTCGAGCGCGTCCATGCCGCGGGGCGACGGCCCGCTCTCGACCGCGCCGTCCATCGAGAACCACGACTTGTGGCACGCGCAGTAGAACTTGCTCGCGGCGGCGTCGTAGTCGATGCCGCAGCCGAGGTGCGGGCACACGGTCGACAATGCGACCAGCTGGCCCCCCTGCGAGAGCACCCACGCCGAGCCCACCTTCACGTTGAGCACGCGATTCCACGCATCGACACGATCGGCGTAGAGATCGACCTTCACCGGCTTGTCACCGCCGAACATCGACGGTGGGCCCGCGGCGATGAAGTCGCCCTCGCCTTCGGTGGTGTCGTGGCGCAGCGGATGCCCGAGGAAGACCGCGACCGGTCCGAGCACGCTGGCCGCCACGCCCACGCCGAGCGCGCCCGCGGAGGCCATGAGGAGGGTCCGACGGGAGCTGTGGGGGCCAGCCGTGTTGCCGTCGGGATCGTCGTCGCTGGGGATGCTCACCATCTTTGGTCCTCTCGCGGGGCCGATCTCGGGATCGAGGCGCGACCTCGACGAAGCTACCCGATTCTCGCCACGGTCGGCGGCCCGTCGTGACATCATCGGGTCACGCCCTGACGCGCGTACGTATGAACGAGATCGATCCCCCGGCGTTACAACGATTGTTGGCGGCCCACTGGCCGCGGCTGGCCTCGGTGATCCCGCGGGCGCGATCGTTGGGCGCCGACTGGACCCGGATGTCGACGCCGTTCGTGCGCTTCGAGGGCGACGAGCCCATCGCCCACGTGGGTGTGCTCGAGATCCCGCTGGTCATCGACGGCACCCCCGTGACGGCGGCCGGGATCCATGCCGTGTGTACGGCGGCGCCGTGGCGCGGGCGTGGCCACTCGCGCGCGTTGATGGAGCGCGCGCTGGCCTGGGC is a genomic window of Deltaproteobacteria bacterium containing:
- a CDS encoding cytochrome b N-terminal domain-containing protein; translated protein: MSVRGFLDERLGLSQGFTAFANRPWPGGPALRHAVFAALVYLFVQQAVLGVVLAAYYSPSSSDAWASTAYLTDEVSMGWFIRGLHDHGASAFVVIAVLHVVALAWSRSYIRPRELMWFAALAVMGLALAEGLTGNPLPWDEKGYWAIQVELGIAEQTPGGAIIKRLVQGGSSAGNLTLLRLFVLHALVLPVALGGLLAFIAGQRRRHGPAPAGDARPSTYAPGQLLLDALAMTVVAGVLLAMTVHSHGTELFAPADPTSGFQARPEWYFLFLYKLRHYFEGPLEPIATVILPGAAVAFLLAAPLLERIAGKLGRVTVLVGLGGLLAGSIALTMMAMADDRGDESYQKALAEADLMATRARALAKGGIDPQGGGAVYWNDPEYKVKQLYIEHCRNCHALDGFGGGEAPDLTDYSSRAWLASLVRDPTQAKFFGKTKHDTMETYPADKLSDEQLAATVEYLVSMMEPELAPDAALVAKGTALWKDELDCSNCHEVEAGKDNEGPNLLGHGTVAWVDRVIRDSSKPDLFGKAAQMPKFEGKLSDEEIAALSAFVVARRAPQPEEG
- a CDS encoding Rieske 2Fe-2S domain-containing protein — protein: MVSIPSDDDPDGNTAGPHSSRRTLLMASAGALGVGVAASVLGPVAVFLGHPLRHDTTEGEGDFIAAGPPSMFGGDKPVKVDLYADRVDAWNRVLNVKVGSAWVLSQGGQLVALSTVCPHLGCGIDYDAAASKFYCACHKSWFSMDGAVESGPSPRGMDALEVKAEEQLVSIRFQRFKMGTKTQEPA